GCGAGGACATCGTCGCGATCACCGCCGCGATGCTCCAGCCCGTCGGCCTGAAGAAGTTCGCCGACGCCTTCCCGAACCGCATCTACGACGTCGGCATCGCCGAGCAGCACGGCGCCGTCTCCGCGGCCGGCCTCGCCACCGGCGGACTCCACCCCGTCTTCGCCGTCTACGCCACCTTCCTCAACCGCGCCTTCGACCAGGTGCTGATGGACGTGGCCCTGCACAAGTGCGGGGTGACCTTCGTCCTGGACCGGGCCGGCGTCACCGGCACCGACGGCGCCTCCCACAACGGCATGTGGGACATGTCGATCCTCCAGGTCGTCCCGGGCCTCCGGCTCGCCGCGCCGCGCGACGCCGACCAGGTCCGCGCCCAGCTGCGCGAGGCCGTCCAGGTCAAGGACGCGCCGACGGTCGTCCGCTTCTCCAAGGGCGCGGTCGGTCCCGCCGTACCGGCCGTGGGCCGCATCGGCGGCATGGACGTGCTGCGCGCGCCCGGCACCGACGCCCCGGACGTCCTGCTGGTCTCGGTCGGCGCGCTCGCGCCGATGTGCCTGGAGATCGCCGCGCTGCTCGACCAGCAGGGCATCACCACCACCGTCGTCGACCCGCGCTGGGTCAAGCCCGTCGACGAGGCCATGGCCCCGCTCGCCGAGCAGCACCGGGTGGTCGTCACCGTCGAGGACAACTCCCGTGTCGGCGGCGTCGGTTCATCGATCGCACAGGCGTTGCGCGACGCCGGCGTGGATGTTCCGCTGCGCGACTTCGGCATCCCGCCGCGCTTCCTCGACCACGCGTCCCGCGCCGAGGTGATGACGGAGATCGGCCTCACCGCTCCGGACATCGCCCGCCAGGTCACCGGCCTGGTCTCGAAGCTGGACGGTCGCTTCGAACGCCCCACGGCGGAGGTCGACTCGGTGGAGTCCGCACGCGACTGAGGCACGGCAGCACCTCCGAACGGGCCGCTTTTACCACTCTTTGCAGTGGTGAAAGCGGTCCGTTCGCGTGAACCCGCCCGCGTCGGGGCATACGCACCACGCCCCCTCTCGATCATGTCGAGGACGCCAAGCGTGGGAGGTACACCCGTGAGCAGCACACTCTTCCGGACGAAGAGAGTCGAACAGTCCATCAAGGACACCGAGGAACCCGAGCACGCGCTCAAAAAATCCCTGTCGGCCCTGGATCTCACCGTGTTCGGCGTCGGTGTCGTCATCGGCACCGGCATCTTCGTCCTCACCGGCACGGCCGCCAAGAACACCGCCGGTCCCGCGGTCGCCCTGTCCTTCGTCGTGGCCGGCGTCGTCTGTGCCCTCGCGGCGCTCTGCTACGCCGAGTTCGCGTCCACGGTGCCGGTCGCGGGCTCCGCGTACACCTTCTCGTACGCCTCGCTCGGCGAGTTCCCCGCCTGGATCATCGGCTGGGACCTGGTCCTCGAACTCGCCCTGGGCACGGCGGTGGTGGCCGTCGGCTGGTCCGGGTACATCCACTCGCTGCTGGACAACGCGGGCTGGCATCTGCCCGAGGCGCTCAGCGGGCGGGACGGCGCGCACGGCTTCGGCTTCGACATCCTCGCCGCCGCGCTCGTCCTCGTCCTCACGGCGATCCTCGTCCTCGGCATGAAGCTCTCCGCGCGGGTCACCTCGGTCGTCGTCGCCATCAAGGTCGCCGTCGTCCTCGTGGTGATCGTCGCCGGCGCCTTCTTCATCAAGGGCGACAACTACAAGCCCTTCATCCCCAAGTCGCAGGCGGTGGAGGCGGGCGGCAACCTCAAAGCCCCGCTGATCCAGCTGATGTTCGGCTGGGCGCCCTCCAACTTCGGGGTCATGGGCATCTTCACCGCCGCCTCGGTGGTCTTCTTCGCGTTCATCGGCTTCGACGTCGTCGCCACCGCCGCCGAGGAGACCCGCAACCCGCAGCGGGACGTGCCGCGCGGCATCCTCGGCTCACTGATCATCTGCACCACGCTGTACGTCGCCGTCGCGGTCGTCGTGACCGGCATGCAGAAGTACAGCTCGCTGTCGATCGACGCACCGCTCGCCGACGCGTTCAAGGCCACCGGACACCCGTGGTTCGCGGGCCTGATCAGCTTCGGCGCGGCGATCGGCCTGACGACGGTGTGCATGATCCTGCTCCTGGGCCAGGCCCGCGTCTTCTTCGCGATGAGCCGCGACGGCCTCCTGCCCCGCTTCTTCTCCCACGTCCACCCGCGCTTCCGCACCCCCTACCGCCCGACCATCCTCCTCGGCGTGATCATCGCGATCGTCTCGGGCTTCACGAGCCTCAGCGAGCTGGCCGAACTGGTCAACATCGGCACGCTGTTCGCGTTCATCGTGGTCGCGATCGGCGTGGTCATCCTCAGGAAGCGGCGCCCGGACCTCCCCCGCTCCTTCCGCACCCCGCTGGTCCCGGCCCTCCCGATCGTCTCGGTCCTGGCCTCCCTCTGGCTGATGCTCAACCTCCCCGCCGAGACCTGGCTCCGCTTCGCCATCTGGATGGCGATCGGCTTCCTCGTCTACTACTTCTACGGCCGCACACACAGCCGCCTGGGCCTGCAACAGGCCGAGGAGGCGGGCGAGTCCACCACACCGTCGAGCGGAAACGCCTCGTAGACCGCCCCAGTTGACCGCCGGCCCGGTAAGTCCCCCTCAGCGCGCGGGAGTTGCCGGGCCGCGTGCCGTCCAGGTCAGCCCCGTACGCTCCGCGGCCCCGTGACCTCCGCGCCCAACTCCGTGACCCTGCGCCGGAGTTCGCGGTCCGCCGTGACCACCAGGCACGGGCGGCCGGCGGCTTCGGTGACGAGTTCGACCATGCGGTCGTCGCCGCTGGCGGGGGCCGAGTCCACGTGTACGCCCGGGACGGAGGTCACGCCGCGGGCCGCGCCCTCCACGACGAGGACGAGTTCCACGGGGTCCGTGCGGCCCGGCAGGCCGTCGCTCGCGAGCCGGTCGCGGAGGCGTTCGGCGGCGCCCTTGCGGTCGCGCCACCAGCCGTCGGGGACCGACCCGACGACGTTGGCGCCGTCGACGATCACGAGCAGGGGAGTGTCCTCGTCCATGGGGCAAGGGTCGCACGCGGGCGGGGGGTGCCCCGCGCGGAAGTGCCCGCCCCAATTACAGTGAACCGGTGAACGGCGACTGGCTCATACGCGGCCGCGACGGCCGGCTCAGTGTGTATCTGCCCTCGGGCGAAGCCGTCCTGTGCCGGGCGGAACGCGGCCCCGGCGGCCTCTGGAGCGCCCCGCGCACGGTCGGCGGCGACCAGAAGCTGCACCCCGGGCAGCTCGGCATCGGACAGGGCGCGGACGGCTACGCCCACCTGGTGTCCTGGCGCCCCACCCGGGCCGGCGAGTCCGGACTGGTCCACTCCACGCACTTCCGGCCCCGGCTCGCGGCCCTCGACTGGAGCCCGATCGGCCACCCGGACAAGAAGGGCGACCGCACCGGAGTACCGTCGATCGCGGTCGACGCGGAGGGCCGGGCCCATGTCTTCGTGCGCAACGCGGAGGGCGGTGTCAGCCTCCTGGCCCAACGGGAGAAGGGCGGCTGGGACCCGTGGCGCGACCTCAAGGGGAGCGACGTCCACGAGGACCTGGCGGCGGTGACGGGGGAGTCCGGCACGGTCGAGCTGTACGCGGCGGTACCGGGCGCCATCCTGCACTGGCGCCAGGAGGAGCCGGGCCAACAGCCGGTGCTGGAGGAGGCGATGGAGGCCGCCGTCCGCCCCGGCACACTCCGGGCCCTGGCCACCTCCCCGTCGAGCACCACCCTCTTCTACACGGACGACTCCGGCGACCTCTGCGTCTGGCGCCCCGGCGCCAAGCCGATCACCCTTCTCCCCTCGGCCGGCCCCGGCCCGGTCTCCGCCGTCCGCTGCGAACTCGACGGCTACGACTGCACGTTGCTCGCTCAGCGCTCCGCGAGCGGCCGGGTCGCCTTCGCCGCGTATCCCACGGAACAGGAGACGGCGGGCGCCTGGTGGACCGAGTCGGGGCCCCAACTCCCGGCGGACGCCGAGGTGTCGCTGACGCTGGACGAGGACGAGCGGGTGGCCGCGGCGACGGTGTCGCCGTCCACCGGTCAACTGCTCGTCACCCGGCGGAAGGAGGAGGCGGGGCTGGCGCTGGAGGCCTGGCGGGAGGTCTGAGTGACCGCGCCGGGCCCGTCGATCAGTTGGGATCCAGGCCCGCCGATCAGCCGTGGACGAACGGCAGTTGGCCCGTCCACGGCATCCGTTCCGGGCGTCCGTGCCGTCCCGTCAGGACGAAGTCCCGCCCGTGGCAGGGGACTTCTTCGCGGACTCGGGGATCGTCGAGTCGGTGCGGAGGGCCTTCCACAGCGTCGTCGCCTGCGGCTCCGCCGCGATCACCCGGTTCGGGTCGACCTTGTCGTACGCCACCGGGAGCATGATCGTCTCCATGGTGGACGGGTTGACGCCGTTCAGGCTGCGGCCGAACTCCGCGAGCTTGGTGAGGGAGGCGAGTTCGGAGTCGGTGGTGAGCGCGGCGGTGAGCTGGTCGGCGATCTTGTACGCCTTGACGGGGCTGCCCAGCAGGTCCTGCTTCTGTATCTCGGTGAGCAGGGCCAGCATGAACTTCTGCTGGAGACCGATCCGGCCGAGGTCGCTGCCGTCGCCGATGCCGTGCCGGGTGCGGACGAACTCGAGGGACTGGGTGCCGTTCAGCTTGTGGGTGCCCGCCTTCAGGTCGAGGCCGCTGGAGGTGTCGTGGATGTCCTGGTCGACGGTGACGGTCACGCCGCCTATCGCGTCCACCAGGTCCTTGAAGCCGGCGAAGTCGACCTCGACGTAGTGGTCCATGCGGATCCCGGACATCTGCTCCACGGTCTTCACCACACAGGCCGGACCGACCTGGGAGTAGATGGAGTTGAACATCACGCGCTTCGCCGACGCGACCGAGGAGCCGTTCGACTTGGTGCACTCCGGGCGGGTCACCAGGGTGTCACGCGGGATGCTGATCGCGACGGCCTTCTTGCGGCCCTCGGGTATGTGCATCACCAGCGCGGTGTCCGAACGGGCGCCGGAGACGTTGCCGGTGTTCAGCTTCGCGTTGGCGCCGGCGCGTGAGTCGGAGCCCAGGATCAGGATGTTCTGCCCCGAGGTGGGCAGTTTCTCCGGCCGGTCGTCGCCGATCGCCTTGTCGATGTCGACGCCCTTGATGTTGCCGTCGATCCCGCTGTAGAGCCAGTACGCGGTACCCGCTCCGGCGAGGACCAGGACGGCCAGGGAGAGCAGGATCCAGCGGCCGGTGCGACGCTTGCCGGTGCGTCCGCGCTTGCGTCCTCGCCCGCCGCCGCGCCGCGAGGGCGTGTCGGAATCGCTGTGCTGGGGCGTCGAGACATGGCTCATCCTGCTTCGAGTCCTCGTGGGTCGAGCCCCAAAGGCGGGGCGGTGGTGTGGCGTGAGGACTCGGGTGGGGGGTGAGGGCCGGTCCGCGTGCTGCCTGAACGTTTCCGCACTATAGGCAGAGGATCTGCCGATCATGCATGCAAGGTGATCCAGTTGTAAACACAAAGCCAACAAATAGTATGCAGCTGCCGCTGTGACCGATCACGCCTGATCGCGCTTGATCACGACCGATCGTCGACCGCGGGTGACCGCGGGCCAACGGGGGCCGCGGGGGAAGGACGACGACGGATCATGCGGGCCAGTACCGCGCGCGACAACGAGCGACGGCAGCCGACGGCCGAGCCCGGTCGGCCCGTCCGGGACGACCGGCGCCACGCCGTGCTGTCCGGACCCTGGCTGCTGCCCGGGCACGACGGCCGGCTCCTGGCGTTCGCGCACGTCGACGGCGCCGTCCTGCGCTGGACGGAGAGCACCCCCGGCGGCCCCCACTGGCTCGGCCCGGACGTCCTGCCCGCCAGGAACGTCACCTCGCTCACCGTGGTCCAGGGCCGCAACCGCTACGCCCATCTGCTCGGCCGCCGGGTGCGCGGCGACGGCACGGAACCCCTCGCGGTGGACCTGGTCTACGCGATCCAGTACCAGACGGGCCGTCCGCTGAGCGAGTGGCGCTCGGCCGGCAACCCCCTTGCGCAGCGCGGGCGTTCGGCGCAGACCGGGCTGCCGGCCGCGGCGGTCGACACGGCCGGCGCGCTGCACGTGTTCGCGCCGACCTCCGAGGGCCGCGTCTTCCTGCGCCGCGAGGACGCCCAGGGCCGCTGGCAGCCCTGGCTCGATCTGAAGACCCGGGCGTGCCCGGACACCCCGGCCGCGGTCGCCACCTCCACCGGGCACGTCGAACTCCTGGTGCCCGGCCCCGCCGCGGCCCTGACCTGGTACCAGGCGCGGCCCGGCGCCGCCCCGGAACCCGGTCACGACCTCGGGGTGGTCGCACTGCCCGGCTCCGTAACCGGCCTGGAGACAGCACCGGGCCGGGTCACGTACTACCTGACCGATGCGGCCGGCGGCGGGATCGTCGCCGTACGCGCGGGCGACTGGCCGGTGCCGGTGGGCGGCAACCCCGGCGACGGACGGCACGCGGCCCTCGCGACCACCGTCGACGGCCACCCCTGCACGGCGCTCGCCCACCGCGACGCCGACGGCCGGATCGTGGTCGGCCTGTGCCCCACCGAGGGCGAGCGCTACGGCGTGTGGTGGACCGACACCGGAACCCCCTGCCTGGGCGACCCCGCCCTCGCCCAGGACGCGTACGGCCGGGTCGTCGTACTCGCGGCGGCGCCCGACGGCACGGTGACCCTGGCCCGCCAGACCGAGGGGCCGGGGCTGACGCTCGGCGAGTGGGTCCGGCTGTGAGGGAGGGGTGTGGCGAGGCGATGAGACGCGGATCCGACCGAGGTGCGGGCACCGCTGGCGCTGACGTGCGGCCGGGCTGTGGCCGTACGGTCGCCGTGGTCGTCCAGGGCATAGCGGACGCGGCGGGGCTGACGTTCGGCGAGTGGGTCCGGCTATGAGGGATGGGTGTGAGGACGCGATGGCCCGCGAATCCGACCGAGGTGCGGCGGGCCGCGGACGTGCGGTCGCCGTGGTCGTCCAGGGCATCGCGGGCACGGCGGGGTTCGTCGTCCTGTCGGAGCGACGGGCCGGGGCTGACGCCCGGCGAGTGGGTCCGGCTGTGAGTCCGGACACGAGACCGTGCCGGGGCGCGCTCCCGCACAGGCGGGTGTGAGGCCATGACACGCAGAACCGACCGAGGAGCGGGCGCTGTCGCCGACTCCCCGCAGGGCCGCGGCCACACGGTCGCCGTGGTCGTACCGGAACCCGCGGACGCGGCACGGCTCGTCGAACTCCAGCCGCCCGGCGCCGAGATCGCCGTCGTCTGCCTGCGCGCCGGCGCCAAGGACGGCAGGGCCGCGCTGGACCGGTCCCTCACCGCGAGCGACGGCCGGGCGGTCGCCGGTCCCCGGGTGCTCGGCGTCGACGGCACCGACGATCCGGCGACCGTCGCCGCGCTGCTCGACGCGCTGGGCGACATCGCCCCGGACCGGCTGCACACCCTGGACCCCGACCCTGTCCACAGTTCCTTCGACAAGGCCACCGGCACACCGGCGTACGACGTGCCGGCCGCGCACGCCGAGACGGCGGCCGGGGTGCTCGCCGCCGCCCGCGCCTGGCAGACGGAGACGGGTCGACCGCTGTCCGTCGACTGCCATCGCGCGCTGTCCGACCTCCGGTTCGGCCTCGACGCCTGCCGCCGCTATCCAACGCCGGTGAACTGGCTGTCCGCCGGATTCGACGGCCGGCTCACCGCCTTCCTGCCTACGGCCGCCGGAGTGGTGCGCAACTGGCAGGACGCGCAAGGCCGTTGGAGCGGACCGGAGGTCGTCGAGGGACCCGGCCTGCTCCCGGGGCTGCTCGTGCTGCCGGACCCGCGGGGCCTCCCGCACCTGTTCGCGCTGCGCCGTACGCCCCGCGGTGACGGCGGGGTGGACGTCGAGGTCGTGCACGCGGCGCAGTACCGCACCGGCCCCGGCTCGCTCACCCCCTGGCACTCGCTCGGCGGACCGAACGCGGCCGACTGGCGCCGGGGGCGCGCGGTGGGTTTCCCCGCCGCCGCCTTCGACGGGGCGGGCACCCTATTCGTGTTCGTCCGCAACTTCGGGCACAGCATCAGCTGGCGCTGCCGCCCGGCCGACGGACGCTGGACGGCGTGGCAGCACCTGGGCGGCGCCCGGGTCGCGGACGACCTCGTCGCGGTGACCGCCCCGCACGGCGGGGTCGAGGTCTACGGCCGGCTGCGCGACACCGCGGGCGTGGTCCGCTGGTCCCCGGGCCACGACGGAACCTGGACCGAGGACCGCACGCTCCCCTTCGCGCCCCGCCCCGGCACGCTGGCACCCGCCCCCGAACCGGGCCTCGTGCTCTTCCGCGACCTCCACACCGGCGAGGCCGTCGCCTGGTCCTCCGCCGCCCGGACCGTCCTGCCGCTCGGTGCCCCGGAGGGCACCGGCCCCCTCGCCACCGCACGGGGCGTCGACCTGGACGGCTGGTCCTACTCCGTGCTCCTCACCTCGGGGACGGACGGCACCGGTCGGGTGGGCGCGTACCCCGAAGGCCGACCCGACACAGGTACCTGGTGGCAGGACCTGGGAACACCGACACACACCACACCCGCGGCCACGGTCACCCGAACCGGCCGCCTCACCGCGGCCGCCTGGGCACCGGGCGGCGAACTCGTCCTGGCCCACCGCGAGGAACGGCCGGGCGCGCTGGCTTTCGGCGCGTGGCACGCGGCGCGCGGCTGACGGAGCGGGCTGGCGGAGTGTGGTGACGGAGCGGGCTGGCGGAGTGTGGTGACGGAGCGGGCTGGCGGAGTGTGGTGACGGAGCGGGCTGGCGGAGTGTGGTGACGGAGCGGGCTGGCGGAGTGTGCTGACGGAGCGGGCTGGCGGAGTGTGCTGACCGAGCGGGCCGACCGAGCGCGCTGACGGCGTGGGCAGACTGGGCGAGTTGACCGAGCAGGCGGACCCGTTCGCTCCGATTGCCGTCCGCGGGAACGTCCGTCCGCACCCATGGTCACCCGCACCGCCCGGCTCACCGCGGCGGTGTGGTCACCGGGCGGGGAACTCGTCCTGGCCCACCGTGAGGAACGGCCGGGCGGAAGAAGGGCGGACCCGTTCGCTCCGATTGCCGTCCGGGGAAGTCAGCCCGCGGCCACGGTCACTGCACCGGCCACCTCACCGTGCCGGCCCGGGCACCGGGCAGCGAACTCTTCCTGAGCCACCGAGAGGATCGCCCCGGCGCTCGCTTTCAGCACATGACGCCCGTCACGCGGCGGACCGAGCCGACGCCCGAGCGGGCGGACCCGCCCCCTCCGATTGCCGCCCCGCGAAAGTGGATGGCTTGATTCCAACCTGTGAACGCCCAGCCGACGTTCACTGTGTCCTGTCATTCACCGGAGCTTGTCGACGTTGTGAAAAGTAAAGATCACAAATGGTTGCACAGGAAACTTGTGATGTAAGTCGCGCCCAACAGCAGGTCAACGCGCGTCGACGGGATGGTGATGCGTTGTTAAAGTTCAGGTCGCTCATGTGATCGACCTGTGAAACCTCGGGTCCACCTGTGAGCGCCCGGGGGCGCACCATGGCGGCCGTGGGGCACTTTGTCCTGTCTCACGTCCAACTGAGGGGTTATGGCCAGGCTTTCGCTCAGGGCTGTCCAAAAACTGACCTGCAAGAAGCGCGACGCCTGGTGGACGGTCTTCCTCGTGGACCCCGTCGCCACTCGCATGCTGCTGGTGTTCGCCCGCTTCCGGTTCATCACCCCGAACCGGGTCACCTGGGCCGCGCTCTTCATCGGACTGGCGTCCGCGGGCTTCTTCCTGGAGGGTGACCGCCGCTCCCTGCTCATCGGCGCCCTGCTCTACCACCTGAGCTTCATCCTCGACTGCATCGACGGAAAGCTGGCCCGCCTCAAGGGCAACGGCACCGTCTTCGGCGGCTGGCTCGACTACGTCTTCGACCGCATCCGCGTCCTGTTCTGCGCCCTCGCCCTGATGGGCGGCCAGTTCCTGCGCACGGACGACGAGCGCTTCCTGCTCGCCGCCCTGGCCGTGGTCTTCCTCGACATGCTGAGGTACGTCGACGCGCTGCAGATCTACAAGATGCGCATGTCGATGCGGACCAAGATCGAGAAGGTCACGAAGAGCCGCGCCGAGGCCGACCGCGTCGAGCGCGAGGCCCAGGAGGAGGCCGAGCGCACCCGCCAGGAGGACGCCCGAGCCCATGCCGACGGCACCCGCCAGACCGGCCGAACCCATCCGACGGGCGACGGGCGGACCCATCCGACGGGCGACGGCCGGACCTATCCGACAGACCCCGGCCGGACCTACCCG
The nucleotide sequence above comes from Streptomyces sp. N50. Encoded proteins:
- a CDS encoding NTP pyrophosphohydrolase — protein: MDEDTPLLVIVDGANVVGSVPDGWWRDRKGAAERLRDRLASDGLPGRTDPVELVLVVEGAARGVTSVPGVHVDSAPASGDDRMVELVTEAAGRPCLVVTADRELRRRVTELGAEVTGPRSVRG
- a CDS encoding amino acid permease, translating into MSSTLFRTKRVEQSIKDTEEPEHALKKSLSALDLTVFGVGVVIGTGIFVLTGTAAKNTAGPAVALSFVVAGVVCALAALCYAEFASTVPVAGSAYTFSYASLGEFPAWIIGWDLVLELALGTAVVAVGWSGYIHSLLDNAGWHLPEALSGRDGAHGFGFDILAAALVLVLTAILVLGMKLSARVTSVVVAIKVAVVLVVIVAGAFFIKGDNYKPFIPKSQAVEAGGNLKAPLIQLMFGWAPSNFGVMGIFTAASVVFFAFIGFDVVATAAEETRNPQRDVPRGILGSLIICTTLYVAVAVVVTGMQKYSSLSIDAPLADAFKATGHPWFAGLISFGAAIGLTTVCMILLLGQARVFFAMSRDGLLPRFFSHVHPRFRTPYRPTILLGVIIAIVSGFTSLSELAELVNIGTLFAFIVVAIGVVILRKRRPDLPRSFRTPLVPALPIVSVLASLWLMLNLPAETWLRFAIWMAIGFLVYYFYGRTHSRLGLQQAEEAGESTTPSSGNAS
- a CDS encoding LCP family protein, translated to MSHVSTPQHSDSDTPSRRGGGRGRKRGRTGKRRTGRWILLSLAVLVLAGAGTAYWLYSGIDGNIKGVDIDKAIGDDRPEKLPTSGQNILILGSDSRAGANAKLNTGNVSGARSDTALVMHIPEGRKKAVAISIPRDTLVTRPECTKSNGSSVASAKRVMFNSIYSQVGPACVVKTVEQMSGIRMDHYVEVDFAGFKDLVDAIGGVTVTVDQDIHDTSSGLDLKAGTHKLNGTQSLEFVRTRHGIGDGSDLGRIGLQQKFMLALLTEIQKQDLLGSPVKAYKIADQLTAALTTDSELASLTKLAEFGRSLNGVNPSTMETIMLPVAYDKVDPNRVIAAEPQATTLWKALRTDSTIPESAKKSPATGGTSS